The following coding sequences are from one Myxococcales bacterium window:
- a CDS encoding PAS domain-containing protein, with translation MNEPRLLSSLSARLALAALFGIGLVMGLTLGLCRLAPTWSWGTVAALVTLVSMPLLFLACRHVVLRGVHAAMMAVSDGLLSLGEGDYSLRLAAGGPDEVATLKTRFNALAASLRKERNDIYQRQIMLETVLQGTSLAVLLVDESKRVVFSNPAARDLLGSRQRLEGQNLELLLGTVPEELKRAAEGTSDLVFTCDAGPEPETYRLIKRYFQLNTQLHTLYLFTPLTKELARKEVETWKTSIRVISHEVNNSLAPISSLVHSARLMLAAPAHAQRLSGALDTIEERASHLRTFLETYASFARLPLPTKSRLTWSELLHGLEGLYPFRIEGDVPAVRFFADRAQLQQVLINLLKNAHEAGGAPEDVALVFPPHPDGGHEVQVVDRGKGMSEEVLRSALLPFYSTKKTGTGLGLALCREIIEAHDGRLALSLRPGGGLVVSCWLP, from the coding sequence ATGAACGAGCCCCGCCTCTTGTCGAGCCTTTCGGCCCGGCTCGCCCTGGCCGCACTCTTTGGCATCGGGCTCGTCATGGGGCTCACCCTCGGTTTGTGCCGCCTGGCTCCCACGTGGTCGTGGGGCACGGTGGCCGCGTTGGTGACGTTGGTGTCGATGCCCCTTTTGTTTCTTGCCTGCCGTCACGTGGTCCTGCGCGGCGTGCACGCCGCCATGATGGCTGTGTCCGATGGCCTGCTATCCCTCGGCGAGGGCGACTACAGCCTCCGCCTCGCAGCCGGCGGCCCCGACGAGGTGGCCACACTCAAGACCCGCTTCAACGCACTGGCGGCGTCGTTGCGCAAGGAACGCAACGACATTTACCAGCGGCAGATCATGCTGGAGACCGTGCTCCAAGGCACATCGCTTGCCGTACTGCTCGTCGACGAGAGCAAGCGCGTGGTCTTCTCGAACCCTGCGGCCCGTGACCTCTTGGGCAGCCGGCAGCGGCTCGAAGGCCAAAACTTGGAGCTTCTCCTCGGCACCGTGCCCGAGGAGCTCAAGCGCGCAGCCGAAGGCACGAGCGACCTGGTGTTCACCTGCGATGCAGGGCCCGAGCCCGAGACTTACAGGCTCATCAAACGCTACTTCCAGCTCAACACCCAGCTCCACACGCTCTATCTCTTCACGCCCCTCACGAAAGAGCTTGCCCGCAAGGAGGTGGAGACGTGGAAGACCTCCATCCGGGTGATCAGCCACGAGGTGAACAACTCCCTCGCCCCCATCTCCTCCCTCGTTCACAGCGCGCGCCTCATGCTCGCGGCGCCCGCACACGCCCAGCGGCTGTCCGGAGCGCTCGACACCATCGAAGAGCGCGCCTCCCACCTGCGGACATTTCTCGAAACCTACGCGAGCTTCGCGCGCCTGCCGTTGCCCACCAAGAGCCGCTTGACCTGGAGCGAGCTGCTGCACGGGCTCGAGGGTCTTTACCCCTTTCGCATCGAAGGGGACGTCCCTGCCGTTCGCTTCTTCGCCGATCGGGCCCAGCTGCAACAGGTCCTCATCAACCTGCTCAAAAACGCCCACGAGGCCGGTGGCGCCCCCGAAGACGTGGCCCTGGTCTTTCCGCCCCATCCGGACGGCGGCCACGAGGTGCAGGTCGTCGACCGTGGCAAGGGCATGTCCGAGGAGGTGCTGCGAAGCGCACTTTTGCCCTTTTACTCGACGAAGAAGACGGGCACCGGACTCGGTCTGGCGCTCTGCCGCGAGATCATCGAGGCCCACGACGGGCGCTTGGCGCTCTCCCTGCGGCCGGGCGGCGGTCTCGTGGTGTCGTGCTGG